The nucleotide window GACACGGTCATGGTGTTCAAGATCATGTCCAGTGCTCCAGCTGATTCAGTGCTTCCACTGGGTCTTTTGACCCCGTATTTTCTTAAAGGTATCTGTATACTCCAAGCAAACTAACCTGCTTACGtaaccaacccatattcgtctcactgctgatttcaagtctcagaataagaggggttaggccaatattccaccacgctggcccaatgcggattggcagacttcacacacgcagattattcagaaaaatctctggtacgcaggtttcctcacgttgttttccttcactgtttgagacacgtgatatttaatttcttaaaatgcacattataacattgttaaaaaaaatccttaatatAGTTTAATACTCGTAACGAATCAACTATGATCTACGTTTGAAGGCGTACGtaagcaggtttttttttttatcacgtgtctcaaacagtgaaggaaaacaacgtgaggaaacctgcgtaccagagatttttctgaattatctgcatgtgtgaagtctgccaatccgcattgggccagcgtggtggactattggcctaacccctcttattctgagacttgaaatcagcagtgagacgaatatgggttgataacgacgatgttaTAATGAAGCCAAAGAAGGATTTTAGGAGGTCAGGACAGGTCTTTTGACATCAGCAGAAAGTACAGAAAAGTCAGTGTCAGTGATGCGCTATTGGATATTCGTCGTCAGTGTACTATGACGTCACACAGTGATGTAAATTTTAGTTTCAGCATCACTGACCACTTCCAAAATAACACTTATATACTCAGTCTTCTGTAACAAACTAGATGCGTTCACGTGTTTTGTGGCCAGCTTGTGTTAGGTACaaagaaaaaacgtttttaCTTTATGCATTATAAAACTTCTAATTTATATGGGCATTATATATAGGGGTCCGTATATACAAGCACAAAACAAAATTCTCTTTAGCATTCATGTAATACAAAATTGTTTAAGCGaagtgtatattataaaatattatatatatatagctttaCTGtggtcaatgtcaatgtcaatggtGGTTAAAAATCTCAGTAATAGAATActtaagataaataataattttaactgtaATTCTGTCTgtataaaaggcttttttaaccgacttcattattattatttatttattatactgtgGTGGACTTATGAAGTCCAAGCCGCTTTTGTATACCGGCGAAAGTTTTTTTCCTAGAAGagtcataaaaaaatgtatttgttcTTTAAGAAACTTACATTTATTAACCTAATgaattaaccagatccttatttatacatcatattatcattaaCCTTTTATACGAGGGTGGACCTGGTTTCCCTGGGCCCACGTTGTATGGTGGTCATTCCCCTTTGGTGTTAGGTGAAAGGATACAGATAGTAGTATTGTAGAAGGTGAGGAAATGACTATCGGTACAATAACGGTTATTTTTCAAGACGGTAAACTAGTGAACaaggtattttgatacttttccgATTGCTTTTTAGTATTACGGAACCCCTCGACAAATTATCACCTGTTGCACTTCTTcacctattataattatttaaaatcttttaggttttcatttaatttttttttaaggttttcatttaatttaatcattttagttgtcttaaaattaataatattgcaaACATTAATTTTTGACAATCCGTTAAACTTATCTACTATTTAATGATAGcgtgtaattattaaaattcataggtatcttttttattaatggtaataatttaaatactagattcatttatttaatttaactttttaagctattgcattgCGCGGGATTTGAGCGCGGCGAccaaatcaagaaattccgtaacgaaaaccTAACACctaagccgtgcatcaagttaagaAATTTCAACGTcgtcatatcgactcaactagACAAGTGGTttgaaactaaggggcaaaacttattaaaccagagttcgattccagctcaacgtaaagccattttttattctattatttatactaatattataaagctgaagagtttgtttgtttgtttgtttaattgaacgcgctaatctcaggaactactggtccgatttgaaaaattctttcagtgttagatagcccatttatcgaggaaggctatatattatccccatattcctacaggaacggcaaccacgcgggtgaaaccgcgcggcgtcagctataatttgtaattgcttaagttggtaaaaaaaattctatgcaatagctttatcggggcagtccccgagtgccacacaatattatttattttgttagttttcaattcaaattaatgATGAATTAATGAAATTAGTAATGATTCACAGAATTCAGAAAATGGTTAACTGTTGTACTTACAaacggcaggcgtccacagttccgcatcgtacgtatcggacgcatcgtattgaacggattttagtatactctgtatagaaagtcatacaagtacTTTGCGATCCTTACCGTACGGATCACATCGGGTTGTatgtaccgtaaaattaaaagtccttttgatgcgatgcgtccgatatgttttgattttataatagtaatttaaacgtgatatgataattataatatatatttttgtagtgGGTTTTACGacctttaatttaataattaacatccagcttaagaataaaaacaaaaccccCCTTAGAGGAAATATTATTAGATCGTTGTCCATCCCCtacctttttttcatttataggtCTACAGAAGAGTGTAGAGACCAGTCGGTTTAAAAAAGATAACATCCTCAGctcgcttattttttttttctttatttaaagagaTTTTAGGCCTTGAGTTAGGTAAAAAGTTCAAGAAAGGCCCATCTTGGGTTTCAAATTAATCTAAGTAACTACTCAAGCGCTTTTAACGCCACATGTATTTTGCAAATACACAACATTACTTAGCAAatcaattttgacggcctccgtggcgcagtgttatgcgcggtggatttacaagacggaggtcctgggttcgaaccccggctgggcagattgagattttcttaatttgtccaggtcaggctggtgggaggcttcggccgtggctagttaccaccctaccggcaaagacgtaccgccaagcgatttagcgttccggtacgatgccgtgtagaaaccgaaaggggtgtggattttcatcctcctcctaacaagttagcccgcttccatcttagactgcatcatcactgagattgtagtcaagggctaacttgtaaagaataaaaaaaaaaatcgttctgCGTCATTAATAAGATAAAATTAGTCAACGATTTATTCAAGTTATTTCACAAATAAACGTATCGCAGATCCTCGACTTGTTTGACATCACATAATTTTTAATCTTTGACCTTTTAATATCAAGACTGTTTATCTAGAATTCATTTTGATTGGACCTCGTTTGCTATTAATGCGTAGACAGAGTTGTGTAGTTTCATGTAAATCTAAAAGATGAACATCATCATAGTTATATAGCATAGTTTTAGGCTCCGCTCGGCAAGCATCagcataattgttttttttttacaactggtTTAATTTATCTGGAGTGATTAGAGAGAAGGAAATAGAGCATTAGTTTTAGAAttagtcaaatattttttcactactcttgctcaaaaacactgtcatattaccactccacagcggggctaaacaagcatagcCTCTAACTAAAGggactaaagtaattttgtttttttaattcttgtctcttacgagtactagccaagtactagcctactataaaacggaggaggttttattcgaaaatagaatcattataggtaaggccctgattgttttgaaaaataaataaaaaactttaaattggaatgaaatgcagcgttcttgtctgtggaatgcgtttatttttttatttaatttttattgagttgcgaatagagcgagatttgaagacatgggacatcctttacggtgtctacctttgcctttttctcatgtgaaaaaaataaaattttaaagcgagaatttaaaaaacaatgggcgtgaataatacacacttgattttttttccgaaattcattgtaaatttgtgaccgtaacttacatatttttcaacaataattgttattgttgtcttcgtctagtgagaatggtgatcctaatttggagatggatgaaattttcaatctgttaccaacaaagtcgagacgcatttacttaaatacttacttactatacctacgaaaaatttaataagtgaagaaaacaacaatgaatggattcacttacgaaaggagttttataaactatatattatctcccacgtttacctcatatattcattattcatcttcaaagtagtcggaaataatgttaccgggtaaaagcatctcccttaatatccaaaattgtagactttgtacatttaattttcaattaaaataaatcattgaatattgtactaaactattttattttctcgcaatcgtagtgaaaagcagagtgtaacacgtggggctaaacccattataaactcggtttctatttaggcggccctcgccttcgtctcgggccctaaaaatacctcgtttaaaatgggattttttagccccttgtataacaatctactatttttattattataacagcGGGCAAACCGGCATGCGAGTTACTTGACCTTAAGTTATTACCATCGCTTATACCTTAACAATCATATTACTAGAGATCGTTTCATGTTcacacgataatagtacgtattatgaacgtcatgcaggcgactgtcaccgtacccatgctatctgaaaaacactttggGGGTGCTGAATGCGCTTCTGATATATAGTTTTTCTTTtcgagaaataaaataaatctaccCGCATTGTTTGATAAACTCTTCTATTTCGATAAATACTTATCAAATTATACATTTtcaatcggttaaaaatatcctTTATTTTTAGAACAGATATGCATTGTATtgcccccactaggtggagcgTCGACCTTTAAATTATGGCTGGCATCGATTTGATCCAAAAAGCCAAAAATAGAGGGCCGGCGCTGCTTAAAAGATTCCTAAATCCAGCAGTAGGAGCATAATGGCTAATGATGGATATATTGTATTATCTAGTAATagaatttaagttttattataggactcaaaagtgattacaaatataagaaaactaatgtcgaacaaaggtacgattcacaacacttgtcaggacaacttaattaacaaatcaaactgtaatcaaaataagaccctatgTCCctagtcacgcacttgtgaacgatgtgtgaagggttaaaggtacctttgactgttaacaaacactccccatttccactcaagtcactatccccgcctatcccaagtaacccataaagaattacacaacaaaagatgtggacgaatcgaacgccacgagcacactgaagacGCCCgaaccgcaagtcgttgcaacgcggcgataacatttattactatttttttagtttcctttgcaagaaaataaaatgaaagttttCTATCGCAGGTATTATTGCTACTTCACATTTCTGGGGCTATTTGGCGGATACACGAGGGCGGAGGAAGATTCTATCGCTGTGTATGGTGCTCGCCTTCGTAACTGGCGGCGCGACCGCGCTGTCTCCAAACTGGATAGTGTTTAGCGTTTTGAAGTTCCTGTCATCTAGCGCGTAAGTTATAATACTAACAAACAGTATTCCAAATATACAATTTTTCTATAGCCTTATTCTTACTGTATTCTCTCACTTTTTAGTCTTGATGTTTTACATTCCTTGTGACAGAATATGATATTTAGGTCTCATGCTATCTCTAATCTCTTAATTTTCTATCTTGTCACATGCATTTTGTAATGCACATAGTAACAATttaagttttttgtttattctttttataagctctgatagtccagtggatatgacctttgccttggCATCCGGTCCgagtcatgcacctccaatttttctgttatatgcattttaagaaattaaatatcacgtgtctcaaacggtgaaggaaaaacatcgtgaggaaacctgcattcctgagaattttctcaattctttacgtgtacgatgtctgccaatcctcatggAAGGGAAaataggttgctaatgatgatgatgatatttttatgagtaaaattcttttttttctctccAGGGTAGCAGGAACATATGCATTGGCAGTGACACTGTTAAGTGAATGTACGCCTCAAAGCAAAAGATCTGTTTTGGTGGCCTTAACGTCTACCATATATCTAACTTCTACGGGTGTAATGGCAGGTAAGACATTTCTTTTATTCTTCGTGCTCTCAGGTTATGTGATGGTCAGcctttcataattttatattaggtattagTTTGTCTACTTATATTCCTAGCATAGATAAGAAGCAGTAGCATGTTTCAAAGGTCCATTTCCTcaatttttagtataaaatgtaattttaagatattttctaCTGGATATCCTAAAAAAATTATGTCCTCAGTAGCCAGAGACATAGTTACGTGGGAAACCTTCGCTAGAGAACATTAATGTTTGATCTCTAATGGTGTTATTCAAAGTGTTGCGCTTGCGCTTTATATTCAGACGGTTGAAGGTACTTTGAAGTTTGTAGAAcctgaaacctgctaccttccgaGTTAAAACGGTCGAAATTTCATAGTAGCCTTGGACTACCTATGTTAGGAGTATGGCAtgatcagcttttataaaattccgGATAACTTATGGCCAAAGAGAAGTCTGAtcaggatttttaattttagacgCTTCCAATTTTAAcctttttattgcaaattatAAACGATTTGAATATTCCAACACGAAGATGCTTTTTACGATTTCACGACGATGCTAATAAATTATGAGCCATAAATAAACCGTTTGACTTTAAgtggtatattatttattatttataatattatataagagGACTTTTCTGACTCAGTCTGGGACGATTTGGTTTTTAACATAGTCCCAGATCTGATTTTCACCTCAACAGTTTAggattttgttgatttttagtATCTTTTCTGATATTAGCTCATTCTGACTCATTGATCCAGTAGTTGTTTGGCTACGTTTGAGTGGTTCGTCaaactataatattaacttttctTTCCTCCACGAACGTCTATGTAACAGCCCGCAATTCGGGAACCTATCTTAGCCCGcaatgttaataaaacatttctaaGCAAATTCAACCCCCATTGAACCAAAGTGGTGGGGCGctaaaattatgatgatgatgatgaagtaaaaaTAACGGATACTTAGAATATTTAGAGTATTTAGAGTGTATGGTCTAATTAtcatgtttttttcatttgttcacAGTATTAAGCATCCCTATCTTACAACTAAGTTTTGCATATGATATCCCTTTCTTGGGTATTTCGTTTACTCCGTGGCGCCTcttaaacattatattttcacTCGCGTGTGCCGTGGGAGCAATTGGAGTATATCTGTCCTATGAGAGTCCAAGATACTTGCTCAGAGTAGGTGATGAGGATAAGGCTTTGGAAGTCCTGAAAGGCTTCTTTGTGATCAATACTGGAAAAAGCGCTGATGAGTATAATGTAAGTATTGCATCCGAGTGCCACAAGGTTGAATTCTTTGcccaaaactatttttaacgTTTAATACAGCAGTTTCACcctcaaaattttattttgggaATATTGGAACAAACAATTATTCCAAATCATACGAGTATTCTATGTAGATATTTCATATAGTGGTTCTTCAGTTAATCAATACTTACAATTTCCAGatatttttccatttaaaaaatatatacgaatattttttataatttccagatatttttccatttaaaaaatatatacgaaaAACTACCTCAATCAATAGACCAATCGATGTATTTATCTGCTGATAGATGTTATGTACAtcattttattatcaatctattttaaTGCTATTGTTCTTGTCCCACAGGTGGGCTCATTAGTATTAGGCGAGGAAACAGGAAAGATAACAAAAGGGCTCTGGTCGTCAATCGTGTCTCAGactatcccacttctgaaacCACCTCTGCTGaagaatacaataattttatcgaTATTATTCATTATCGTCTATGTCGGGTGAgtatttaaacattattaaagcttatagaaaaatacTATTACAATAGCCCGACGTTTCAAAAGCGCTTGTAACTGCCaactacttttaatttaaataaacaaggaTGACACTAGCTCaaaattttatgattaattataaattattgagcCTCAGTCCaaaaaaatctgtaaaataAATAGCTTATTCAAAACAATTGAAATGCAATTGTTTTCATTTCAGATTAAACCCATTTGTTGTATGGTTACCCTTCATAGCTGACGGAGTTATGAAGTCTATAGAAAACGGTGACGATGACCTTACCTTCTGTCAAATGCTGAACTCTCATCAGACTGCACAAAATACTACTGCAGTTGAGGTAAgctgttaaaaacttaaaagttaGAAAAAATGTTTAACTGCTAGCTAATACACCtcttttttattacatgtataTCTTCTTTAAAATCAAAGAAGTAAAGTTTCTACAAgttgacaaaaaattaaaaactcagATAAATAATACAAGAAAGGAAGTAGAAtagaaaattaacatttttaaaattctattctGATCTCcagaaatgatttttattaaaccaaAGACAActtgatttcataaaaaatgcaaacaaacaaagaatcaATTTTCTTCAATCTAAATAATTTACTGCCAGTCGAATCAGTATAAAAATTCATGATTTTTGCACTGGTACTGTTAAACATCGGGTGTCACGCAAAGCAATTGTggatattaagtaattaaatacacaaacaagcaaacaaaatgACAGGACTGATGTTTATTCTAGCTTAGGagttataataaacattaagaTATTTAGGATGTACATCACTTATCCTTTAAGTGATCTTTGGAATGGATGGAAGCTTGCTTTATATCTTAGCTGATTACTTAAtattgtagtataaaatattaagtaattagcAAAGATACAAAGCAAGTTATTCACCTCATGAAAATTATAGTATGGCAGGCTAAGTATATATATACGTTTGACTTTCACAACAATATGTAATAGGTTgtttgataatatattttcgtTATCATCTtcataaatatttcaatgtCTAACAAAGCTTTGTTCATATTTGGTTTTAAAGATAACCTAAATCTTCTTAAATAAGTACATTACATTTATTACGCGTAACATCGGACTAACAATGACATAGTTTATTATGACGTCTGTGAAAATTTTCTTTGATTTGCGTAATCGATTTAGTACGAGATCcgacataagaaatatatatttcgaATGCTggatcttaataataataataataataatattattaataataaaattaataattaatattaatttcaaagaaaaatgtttgtgtcagagagaaaattctcagtcattattcattatcatttcgctaattttatttttaatatttatattgtcatatttattcttggaacgcccatttttgggcataggcctcctccatttttttCCATCTGTCCCTGTCTCTCGCCAATCTGGTCCAAATAGTCCCCGCTGTGTCTACGATGTCGTCGCGCCAGCGTCGTCGTGGCCGGCCTCTCGACCGGCGCTCTTCACGTGGGTACCAGTGCAGTACCTTTTCTGTCCATCGCCCGTCTGATGTTCTTGATATGTGTCCAGCCCAACGCCATTTTTGAAGACATGCCAGTTTTGCCGCGTCTATGATTTTTGTcctttttcttattaatttgtttttaattttatgtttaatttttaggcCTAGCATGCTCCTTTCCATGGCTCTTTGGGAAacctgtattttataaattatgtctCTAGTAATCGGCCACGTTGCTGGATCTTAGACCAATATAATTGTTTGCCTGTTAATTCTGTCTGTCAGAATTTAAGGCTTATTTATTCTAAGATCTAAGATCAATGATAAAATGCCTTGTTATCATTGATGCAGCAATAACTGTAACTTTTATTTCTACAAAGGCTTATATTATGAGTGATAAAAATTTTCTCTCGTTTTTATACCACTGTATTGAGGCTCTCTCAAGACGTTGATTTCTAAAAGTACTGTCACCCAAAACAGAGCATACTTAAATTTTCGAGTAGATATAAGATTTTTCGTTAAAgcataatatgtttttctttattggGATTGTTGATTTTGTTTCAGGTCAACGACTGCAGCCTAAACAAGTTTGCTATGGTCACTGTGTTCGTGATCAGTATTATGATTGCGTCTTTTAACGTTGTACTCAGCAGTATTATCAACTATGTTGGAAGAAAACAGATGCTTATGGGCATacaggtattatttattttcgtcagcaccatcatcattatcgttatcatcatcatcttttttATGGAGGGGGGCGGGGGATCTCTTTCTGAGATATCCGACTTACTGGGGGACAAGACGGGTTATGTGGAACTTATCACAGAAACCCTCGGTGACGACCCTCAGCGAATTTTGGTAGTCTCCTCagtcatcatcagcctataACTAGGCAACTTAAACAACCTTCTACAACGCCTCTCTTCTTATATATATGGGAGATgtgtagcttagacccaccacgctgttctgATGCTTAGATTCCGGTTGGATATcttaggttgatattattaaattttctaacatttactatcagatattaatgaaaatgaccgaaagcttcttaaggcgTAACACCACTAATATTTCTCGCAAGAAATAAAGTTGAATTCGGATTCGTTATGCAAAGCCACATAATTGCTAACTGTTGAACCAACGAGGGAGCATAAACATAATCAGTGAATAAATTCTCTAACATGCTTTGTCATTACaccaaaaattattatatacaaaaattaacatAGTATAAAAGACTTTACAAGTTTAGAATGACAAAttgtaaattctaaaatatttttaatatataagacATTTATgtgagaaataataatataaaataatttgcatgaTGACATaagtttttaatgataaaaatagatttataaaataacaataatttcatataaatatatatttttattaaataaaatactggtGAAATATTGTGTTAAATACAAATGCAATTTTGAGAATGTTTTGCACGCTAAAGTCACAAAATGTGTTGAGACCAAATTAAGTAATCTTATATCGTTATAAACtcattgcattttaagaaaatttaattatcacgtgtcttaaacgctaaaggaaaaacatggtgaggaaacctgaaacgtttcttaattctctacgcgtgtgaagtctgccgatccacattggtccagcgtggttgactattagcctaaccc belongs to Bicyclus anynana chromosome 10, ilBicAnyn1.1, whole genome shotgun sequence and includes:
- the LOC112047911 gene encoding putative transporter svop-1 → MVAKSCMTFEEALDLTGFGKFNFLAMLVNMTLITGMAFEIMSVAYLVPASACELDTTVFQQGLMAGMPLLGIIATSHFWGYLADTRGRRKILSLCMVLAFVTGGATALSPNWIVFSVLKFLSSSAVAGTYALAVTLLSECTPQSKRSVLVALTSTIYLTSTGVMAVLSIPILQLSFAYDIPFLGISFTPWRLLNIIFSLACAVGAIGVYLSYESPRYLLRVGDEDKALEVLKGFFVINTGKSADEYNVGSLVLGEETGKITKGLWSSIVSQTIPLLKPPLLKNTIILSILFIIVYVGLNPFVVWLPFIADGVMKSIENGDDDLTFCQMLNSHQTAQNTTAVEVNDCSLNKFAMVTVFVISIMIASFNVVLSSIINYVGRKQMLMGIQLVAGVAGICVGVSDSWIASTVALIIFITGMLNFGMLSTFSVDIFPTYVKAMAVCVTLMLGRGSSVIGINILKNMLVNDCELAFYSFGGLTFAGGLIAFFLPGETKFKKADPSES